The Arachis hypogaea cultivar Tifrunner chromosome 14, arahy.Tifrunner.gnm2.J5K5, whole genome shotgun sequence genome has a segment encoding these proteins:
- the LOC112744425 gene encoding putative UDP-rhamnose:rhamnosyltransferase 1 encodes MPEQAINNKKLHIAVFPWLAFGHIIPFYELAKLIAQKGHKVSFISTPRNIKRLPKLPSNLQPLVEFIELPLPHVENLPQNAESTLDVPHHIVPYLKKAFDGLQGPLTKFLESSTPHWLLYDFAPFWLLPICSNLGISCIYFCIFCAFVEYFCLDSILIRAHSNSIEEIAKPVYDFLSQQNESGVTDAFRLQEIVVGAAAVAIRSCTEVEGESLKNLERVCKKPIIPVGLLPPLPQSNDEDNNNDDKDENWPKILKWLDKKEKGSVIYVAFGSEVKLSDEEFNEIAMGLELSNCPFFWALKRKNSPNNDVSSPMETNNKSGIIWNNWVPQLKILTHKSIGGFLSHCGWSSIIESLEFGCPLILLPFSREQELNAMVMEGIKVGVKVERNENDGKFTRYSIAKALRALMLEEEGKSCRSHAEEKIKIFGNKELHQKYIDEFVDFMEIHGPNIS; translated from the coding sequence ATGCCTGAACAAGCTATCAATAACAAGAAGCTTCACATTGCTGTGTTTCCATGGCTTGCTTTTGGTCACATAATTCCATTCTATGAGCTTGCAAAACTCATAGCTCAAAAGGGTCACAAAGTTTCATTCATTTCCACACCTAGAAATATCAAACGCCTCCCTAAACTACCTTCAAATTTGCAACCTTTGGTGGAGTTCATAGAACTTCCTTTGCCCCACGTAGAAAATCTCCCTCAAAATGCAGAGTCAACTTTGGATGTTCCACACCATATAGTACCATACCTTAAGAAAGCTTTTGATGGTCTTCAAGGACCTTTGACTAAGTTTCTAGAGAGTTCCACTCCTCATTGGCTCTTATATGACTTTGCACCTTTTTGGTTACTACCAATATGTTCTAACCTTGGTATCTCATGCATTTACTTTTGTATCTTTTGTGCATTTGTTGAATATTTCTGTTTGGATTCCATTCTAATAAGGGCACATAGCAACTCCATTGAAGAAATAGCTAAGCCTGTGTATGACTTCCTAAGTCAACAAAATGAATCTGGGGTCACAGATGCATTCAGACTCCAAGAAATCGTCGTCGGAGCCGCTGCCGTCGCTATAAGAAGTTGCACGGAGGTTGAAGGTGAGTCTCTAAAGAATCTTGAACGTGTATGCAAGAAACCAATTATTCCGGTTGGGTTATTGCCACCTTTACCACAAAGCAAtgatgaagacaacaacaatgatgACAAGGATGAAAATTGGCCCAAAATTCTTAAGTGGttagataaaaaagaaaaagggtcaGTGATTTATGTAGCATTTGGAAGTGAGGTTAAACTAAGTGATGAGGAATTCAATGAGATAGCTATGGGATTAGAATTATCTAATTGTCCATTTTTTTGGGCTTTAAAACGGAAAAATAGTCCTAATAACGATGTCAGTAGTCCAATGGAGACAaataataaaagtggaattaTATGGAATAATTGGGTAccacaattaaaaatattaacacATAAATCTATTGGAGGGTTTTTGAGTCATTGTGGTTGGAGTTCCATAATAGAGTCTCTTGAATTTGGTTGTCCACTTATTTTGTTGCCCTTCTCAAGGGAGCAAGAGTTGAATGCTATGGTTATGGAAGGAATAAAAGTAGGGGTGAAAGTGGAAAGAAATGAAAATGACGGAAAATTCACAAGATATTCCATAGCCAAGGCATTGAGAGCTTTGATGTTGGAAGAGGAAGGAAAGAGTTGTAGAAGCCATGCAGAGGAGAAGATCAAGATATTTGGGAACAAAGAGCTGCATCAAAAGTACATAGATGAATTTGTTGATTTTATGGAAATCCATGGGCCTAacattagttaa
- the LOC114925240 gene encoding uncharacterized protein has product MLTVKDYSIRRGVEYRVMESNHLKYHERCKEFEKGCTWMTRVSLRARKGTWEVRRIDKGVARSYRRNVRVQANLQEDVIGETEGGSTDIRGLGRVLRQATSLDPWCAVYHGGDGFLVEDVSGSSRIDDTHLYGKYRGTLLLAIAQDENSNILPIAFSLVEGENAESWSFFLTNLRQHVTPQQGILVISDRYNGIKAALENPNSGWLPPHTYRAFCIRHVAANFALSFKGTDAKSLLVNAAYVKTEVEFHYWFDIMRTENPAMCDWTNKIEYDKWTQHQDGGRRFGHMTTNISECVNFVLKGTWNLPVTALVKSTYGRLAELFVIRGQTAEAQLARVPSSASLL; this is encoded by the exons ATGCTTACTGTAAAGGATTACAGCATTCGGCGCGGTGTTGAGTACAGAGTGATGGAGTCGAATCATCTTAAGTACCATGAGAGATGCAAGGAGTTTGAGAAGGGTTGCACGTGGATGACTCGCGTCAGCCTTCGAGCACGGAAGGGAACCTGGGAGGTTCGACG TATCGATAAAGGTGTTGCAAGAAGCTACCGAAGGAACGTACGGGTTCAAGCCAACTTACAGGAAGACGTGATTGGCGAAACAGAAGGCGGTAGCACAGATATACGGGGACTGGGAAGAGTCCTACGCCAAGCTACCTCGTTGGATCCTTGGTGTGCAGTCTACCATGGAGGGGATGGTTTTCTTGTTGAAGACGTCTCTGGTTCGAGTCG CATAGACGATACTCATCTGTATGGCAAGTATAGAGGGACTTTGCTTCTGGCCATCGCTCAAGATGAAAACTCCAACATCTTGCCTATTGCTTTCAGTCTCGTGGAGGGAGAAAATGCCGAGTCGTGGTCTTTCTTCCTGACCAACCTGCGCCAACATGTGACTCCGCAACAGGGGATACTGGTCATCTCAGATAGGTACAACGGCATCAAGGCTGCACTAGAGAACCCTAACAGTGGGTGGTTACCCCCGCATACATACCGAGCATTTTGTATTCGGCATGTTGCAGCTAACTTCGCACTCAGTTTCAAGGGCACGGATGCAAAGAGTTTGCTTGTGAACGCGGCTTATGTGAAGACTGAGGTAGAGTTTCACTATTGGTTTGATATAATGCGGACTGAGAATCCAGCAATGTGTGATTGGACGAACAAAATAGAATATGATAAGTGGACTCAGCACCAGGATGGTGGCAGAcgattcggtcacatgacgaccaATATATCTGAGTGTGTTAATTTTGTCCTGAAGGGTACATGGAATCTTCCGGTTACCGCCCTTGTGAAGTCCACATACGGTCGGCTAGCAGAGTTGTTTGTGATTCGTGGTCAGACGGCAGAGGCTCAATTGGCCAGGGTGCCAAGTTCTGCCAGTCTTTTATGA
- the LOC112743302 gene encoding uncharacterized protein, whose product MGRNLKDSRCFTVTLFDRHQSEYTIVETTPTGSFSLGTYRVSLQDRTCDCGYFQALHYPCCHAIACCSQSRLDWSIYVDEVYTMQKVFRVYQMDFVPPIPEGLWPPYDVSTVIPDPSLRRCRDERSRSTRIQKNMDEADPNRPKRCGLCRQPGHTRRSCPQRGSTVAGSS is encoded by the coding sequence ATGGGGCGCAACTTGAAAGACTCCAGGTGCTTCACTGTCACCCTATTCGATAGACACCAGTCTGAGTACACCATTGTCGAGACGACACCGACTGGGAGCTTTTCACTTGGGACGTACCGAGTTTCCCTTCAGGATCGTACATGCGACTGTGGATACTTTCAGGCTCTCCATTATCCATGTTGCCATGCGATTGCATGTTGTTCCCAGTCACGGCTTGACTGGTCTATCTATGTCGACGAGGTCTACACCATGCAAAAGGTGTTCAGGGTGTACCAGATGGATTTTGTGCCGCCAATACCAGAGGGACTTTGGCCACCTTATGACGTTTCGACCGTTATTCCGGACCCTAGCTTGAGGCGTTGTCGTGATGAGCGATCGAGGTCTACCAGAATCCAGAAAAATATGGATGAGGCCGACCCTAACCGACCAAAGCGATGCGGGCTCTGCAGACAGCCTGGGCACACGCGTAGATCTTGCCCCCAGAGAGGCTCCACCGTTGCTGGTAGTTCGTAG
- the LOC140178764 gene encoding protein MAIN-LIKE 1-like, with protein sequence MARQVENDWDINRLNETTHYAEAADFEYNTVYVIKRPRLLLPQRMSHTLPPPDAIVPYFVEAGFGDTVPLKDFTFDNSLISALVERWRPETHTFHLPWGEVSIILQDVAYHLGLHAHGNPVGCLHDIGRWYGTETWALVEQLLGTRPPVAAQQAAQRKESFTLKLVWLRDRVRQMPQTDDPETLRQYARCYIMLLIEGYLMTDKFNNLVHLRWLPLLRDFTKCRAFSWGSAVLAWTYQSLSLTAQWVITGITGCTPLLMF encoded by the exons ATGGCACGCCAAGTGGAAAATGACTGGGACATAAACAGGCTGAATGAGACGACACATTACGCCGAGGCGGCCGACTTCGAG TATAACACTGTTTATGTTATTAag AGGCCTCGCCTCCTACTGCCCCAGCGAATGAGCCATACTTTACCTCCACCGGACGCCATCGTCCCGTATTTTGTCGAGGCCGGATTCGGTGACACCGTGCCACTCAAGGATTTTACTTTTGACAACTCCTTGATTTCGGCACTGGTGGAGCGATGGCGTCcagagacgcacacgtttcatctccCGTGGGGTGAGGTTAGTATCATCCtgcaggacgtggcataccacCTGGGCCTACACGCCCACGGTAACCCCGTGGGGTGCCTCCATGACATTGGTAGGTGGTACGGTACGGAGACGTGGGCGTTGGTGGAGCAGCTGCTCGGCACCAGGCCTCCCGTGGCAGCACAACAGGCGGCTCAGAGGAAGGAGTCATTCACGCTAAAGCTTGTGTGGCTACGGGATCGTGTTCGCCAGATGCCCCAGACAGACGATCCCGAGACCCTCCGACAGTACGCCAGGTGTTATATCATGTTACTGATCGAAGGGTATCTGATGACCGACAAGTTCAACAATCTGGTGCACCTTCGTTGGCTACCACTGCTCCGAGACTTTACGAAGTGTAGAGCATTTTCGTGGGGCTCGGCTGTGCTGGCCTGGACGTATCAGTCCCTATCTTTGACGGCTCAGTGGGTCATCACGGGCATCACTGGCTGCACTCCGTTGTTGATGTTCTAG